In Picosynechococcus sp. PCC 7002, the following are encoded in one genomic region:
- a CDS encoding branched-chain amino acid ABC transporter permease: MVGYLVYLTISAATYGIFCLGLNLQWGFTGLINFGHVAFMTVGAYATVLLSSQGVPLLLSLAIGAGVAALLGLLIGLSTLRLREDYLAIVTIGVSELVRLVALNEEWLTRGAFGVQGYPLPLGSFRPNQVGKISLIFWLTIIAIFAAWQLWRGLRWRWKKLKKQEKSGLGVIVWGILGGGIITSLFINGCIALQNYNYKAGLMLLSVVALTLVYAGLEYLVQSPWGRVLKAIREDEEIPRALGKNVFWYKLQAFMLGGAIAGGAGSFYAWQLTNVYPANFDPLVTFNAWTIVVLGGAGTNPGTLIGALIFFAYDSLTRFVLPQLNLVDDARLGALRIMVIGLILMVLMVWRPQGILGNKDELTLGK; encoded by the coding sequence ATGGTCGGCTATCTCGTCTATCTCACCATCTCAGCGGCAACCTACGGCATTTTTTGTCTGGGCCTCAATTTGCAATGGGGCTTTACGGGCCTGATTAACTTTGGTCATGTGGCTTTTATGACCGTCGGTGCCTATGCCACAGTTTTACTTTCCAGCCAAGGCGTGCCCTTACTGCTTTCTCTCGCCATTGGGGCTGGGGTCGCGGCTTTACTGGGGCTGCTCATTGGCCTCTCAACCCTGCGGCTGCGGGAAGATTATTTGGCAATTGTGACCATTGGGGTGTCTGAATTGGTGCGGTTGGTGGCCCTCAACGAAGAATGGTTAACCAGGGGAGCCTTTGGGGTGCAGGGTTATCCGTTGCCCCTGGGAAGTTTTCGACCGAATCAGGTGGGTAAGATTTCTTTGATTTTTTGGTTGACGATCATTGCAATTTTTGCGGCATGGCAACTATGGCGGGGGTTGCGCTGGCGCTGGAAAAAACTCAAAAAACAGGAAAAATCTGGTTTAGGGGTGATTGTCTGGGGCATCCTTGGGGGCGGCATCATCACCAGTTTGTTTATCAACGGCTGCATTGCCCTCCAAAATTACAACTACAAAGCAGGGCTGATGTTGCTGTCGGTGGTCGCCTTGACTTTGGTTTATGCCGGTCTAGAGTATTTAGTGCAATCCCCCTGGGGTCGGGTGCTAAAGGCGATTCGCGAAGATGAGGAAATCCCCCGTGCCCTCGGTAAAAATGTTTTTTGGTATAAGTTGCAGGCCTTTATGCTCGGTGGGGCGATCGCCGGTGGAGCGGGTTCTTTTTATGCATGGCAGTTGACTAATGTTTATCCGGCTAATTTTGATCCGTTAGTCACCTTCAACGCTTGGACGATTGTGGTGTTGGGCGGCGCTGGCACGAATCCCGGTACTTTAATTGGTGCGCTCATTTTCTTTGCCTACGACTCCCTGACGCGGTTTGTGTTGCCCCAGTTAAATTTGGTGGACGATGCCCGCCTCGGCGCATTACGGATAATGGTGATTGGTCTAATTTTGATGGTGTTGATGGTATGGCGGCCCCAGGGGATTTTGGGGAATAAAGATGAGTTGACCCTTGGTAAATAA
- a CDS encoding PAS domain-containing sensor histidine kinase: MIWIPIIIGCGTAGIICFTWQQRQKQQVRQMLYSYGEHPSDELLFAPLSSLRRELKSLYEEKQELQAELDQWYRVIENAPFGYLRVDMDNQLILCNPKARQLLCLNRWQPGQIRLLLELVRSYELDQLIETTRSARTAQSQEWEFFPSHDAQTRAEGPNQPIHLRGSTIPLSRGDVAVFLENQEPIHILKRSQEKLLSDLTHELRTPLTAMRLLAETLEQRLTGLELKWAGQILKEINRLFYLVQDWLELSRLESHPHQVLSYQTFDLVQLINDAWETLTPLAQQKQVTRQYQGPDALKMTADGDRLTQVFLNLFDNGIKYNPVGEAIFVTVSPPEVDSDFVTVEVIDQGVGFDPEDLPFVFERLYRGDQARTRPGDNTDLRQGSGLGLAIVQQIITAHGGTITARNHPKYRGAWLTFTLPLQLPNEDLDI; the protein is encoded by the coding sequence ATGATTTGGATTCCGATAATCATTGGCTGTGGCACAGCAGGCATTATTTGTTTCACTTGGCAACAGCGCCAAAAGCAACAAGTCCGACAAATGCTTTACTCCTACGGTGAACATCCCAGTGACGAGCTTCTCTTTGCGCCTCTTTCTTCTCTCCGCCGGGAACTAAAAAGCCTCTACGAAGAAAAACAAGAACTCCAGGCAGAACTAGACCAATGGTATCGGGTGATCGAAAATGCCCCCTTTGGGTATCTGCGGGTTGACATGGATAATCAACTCATTTTGTGCAACCCAAAGGCCCGACAGCTCCTGTGCTTGAATCGTTGGCAGCCAGGGCAAATTCGTCTCTTGCTGGAATTAGTCCGCTCCTATGAGTTAGACCAGCTCATCGAAACCACCCGCAGCGCTCGCACCGCCCAAAGCCAGGAATGGGAATTTTTTCCGAGCCATGACGCCCAAACCCGTGCTGAAGGCCCCAACCAACCGATACACCTGCGGGGAAGCACTATCCCTTTAAGTCGTGGCGATGTGGCGGTTTTTTTAGAAAACCAAGAGCCGATTCACATCCTGAAACGTTCCCAAGAAAAATTACTGTCTGATCTGACCCACGAATTACGGACGCCCCTAACGGCGATGCGGCTCCTCGCAGAAACCCTAGAACAGCGTCTAACAGGCTTGGAATTGAAATGGGCTGGTCAAATTCTTAAGGAAATTAATCGTTTGTTTTACCTTGTCCAGGACTGGCTAGAACTGAGCCGACTAGAGTCCCACCCCCACCAGGTGCTGAGCTACCAAACCTTTGATCTAGTGCAGTTGATTAACGATGCTTGGGAAACCCTCACCCCCCTCGCCCAACAAAAACAAGTCACACGACAATATCAGGGGCCAGACGCATTAAAAATGACCGCCGATGGCGATCGCCTCACCCAGGTTTTTCTCAATCTTTTTGACAATGGCATTAAATACAATCCCGTTGGGGAGGCCATTTTTGTTACTGTATCTCCCCCTGAAGTCGATTCAGACTTCGTTACCGTAGAAGTGATCGATCAAGGCGTTGGCTTTGATCCAGAAGACTTGCCATTTGTGTTTGAGCGCTTGTACCGGGGCGACCAAGCAAGAACAAGACCGGGAGATAATACCGATTTGCGCCAGGGGAGTGGGCTAGGCTTAGCGATCGTGCAGCAAATTATTACTGCCCATGGCGGCACAATTACCGCCCGCAATCACCCCAAATATCGAGGCGCTTGGCTAACCTTCACCCTACCGCTGCAACTGCCTAATGAGGATCTTGATATTTAA
- a CDS encoding branched-chain amino acid ABC transporter permease, whose amino-acid sequence MDLTLFLQQLLNGLSIGSVYAIFALGYTLVFSILGIINFAHGAIFTLGAYFTYLFAGGQFGFNGFLAQVKLPFALPFGLALLIGCGFAGCVSMLVEWLAFRPLRLRGADPLLSLVSSLGAAVVIVNGIQLLVGAEIYTFPADIYGGLPESINFGSPERPILIRTVQLIILTVSALVVTLLTYGMTRTKFGKAIQAVAEDSTTASLLGINTEQVVRVTFFVSGALAGLAGTLVGSSVSIAGPYFGISYGLKGLGVIVLGGLGNIPGAVLGGLIIGMAEAFIPADFSGYREAIAFALLFGMLLLRPQGLLGQKTIQKV is encoded by the coding sequence ATGGATCTTACCCTGTTCCTCCAGCAACTTCTCAATGGTCTTTCCATTGGTAGTGTCTACGCGATTTTTGCCCTGGGTTATACCCTTGTTTTTTCGATTCTTGGCATTATCAATTTTGCCCACGGAGCGATTTTTACCCTAGGCGCTTACTTCACTTATCTCTTTGCCGGAGGACAATTTGGCTTCAATGGCTTCTTGGCCCAGGTGAAATTACCCTTTGCCCTACCCTTTGGTTTAGCGTTGTTAATTGGCTGCGGTTTCGCGGGCTGCGTTTCGATGTTAGTAGAATGGCTCGCGTTTCGCCCTTTACGCCTCCGGGGCGCCGATCCCCTCCTGAGTTTGGTTTCTAGTCTGGGGGCTGCCGTGGTGATTGTGAATGGGATTCAGCTGTTGGTGGGCGCAGAGATTTATACGTTTCCAGCGGATATTTACGGTGGTTTGCCGGAGTCGATTAACTTTGGCTCCCCAGAGCGACCGATTCTGATCCGGACAGTACAGCTCATTATCTTGACGGTGTCCGCACTGGTTGTGACCCTGTTGACCTACGGCATGACCCGAACGAAATTTGGGAAAGCGATCCAAGCGGTGGCAGAGGATAGCACAACCGCCAGTCTCTTGGGAATTAATACGGAACAAGTGGTGCGGGTGACGTTTTTTGTGAGCGGTGCCTTGGCAGGACTGGCGGGAACATTGGTGGGTTCTAGCGTGAGCATTGCGGGGCCTTATTTTGGCATTAGCTATGGTTTGAAGGGATTAGGCGTAATTGTTCTAGGGGGTTTGGGAAATATTCCGGGAGCGGTGCTGGGCGGTTTAATTATCGGCATGGCAGAAGCGTTCATTCCAGCGGATTTTTCAGGGTATCGGGAGGCGATCGCCTTTGCGTTACTGTTTGGGATGTTGCTGCTCCGGCCCCAGGGGTTATTGGGCCAAAAAACGATTCAAAAGGTGTGA
- the rpsD gene encoding 30S ribosomal protein S4, translated as MARYRGARLRITRRLGELPGLTRKSARREYPPGQHGQGRRKRSEYAIRLEEKQKLRFNYGVSEKQLIRYVRKARRTTGSTGQTILQLLEMRLDNTVFRLGMAGTIPGARQLVNHGHILVNGRVVDIPSYQCRPGDVITVRDRDRSRKLIEANMEFPGLANIPSHLEFDKPTLTGKVNGIIEREWVALQINELLVVEYYSRMA; from the coding sequence ATGGCTCGTTATCGTGGAGCACGTCTACGCATCACCCGTAGACTCGGAGAATTACCGGGTTTAACCCGTAAAAGCGCCCGTCGGGAATATCCCCCGGGACAGCATGGCCAGGGTCGCCGCAAGCGTTCTGAATATGCAATTCGTTTGGAAGAGAAGCAAAAGCTACGCTTCAACTATGGTGTGTCTGAGAAGCAACTTATTCGTTATGTGCGTAAAGCGCGGCGGACGACTGGTTCTACAGGACAGACCATTCTGCAGTTGTTAGAAATGCGCTTGGATAATACTGTCTTCCGTCTAGGGATGGCTGGTACCATTCCTGGGGCACGCCAGTTGGTAAACCATGGTCACATCTTGGTCAATGGCCGGGTTGTGGATATTCCGAGTTACCAATGTCGTCCTGGAGATGTGATCACAGTGCGTGACCGCGATCGCTCTCGGAAATTGATCGAAGCGAACATGGAATTTCCTGGTTTAGCGAATATTCCCAGCCACTTGGAATTTGATAAGCCCACTCTAACCGGTAAGGTTAACGGCATCATCGAACGGGAATGGGTTGCACTCCAAATTAACGAGCTACTCGTTGTGGAATACTACTCTCGGATGGCCTAA
- a CDS encoding chromophore lyase CpcT/CpeT — protein sequence MSHSTDAHTLARWMAGEFSNEAQALANPPLWAHIKVCMRPLPNQFFDGYGLYLEQAYSSDTSAPYRLRLFHIKPVDDHMELVHYKPKDDAKTKYMGAARNPAMMQHFDMADLDPMPGCDMIVTWSGTSFKGTVQAGKGCRVVRYNKESYLDNSFEITDNALISIDRGRDPVTNEILWGSLAGAFEFEKINNFSGEVQPH from the coding sequence ATGTCCCACTCTACCGATGCCCATACCCTTGCCCGCTGGATGGCAGGGGAGTTTTCTAACGAAGCCCAGGCCCTCGCCAATCCGCCCCTCTGGGCCCACATCAAAGTTTGTATGCGCCCCCTGCCCAATCAATTTTTCGATGGCTATGGCCTCTACCTCGAACAGGCCTACAGCTCCGATACCTCTGCCCCCTATCGTCTGCGCCTGTTTCACATCAAACCCGTCGATGACCACATGGAACTGGTGCATTACAAACCCAAAGATGACGCCAAAACCAAATATATGGGCGCTGCCCGCAACCCTGCCATGATGCAGCACTTTGACATGGCTGATCTAGACCCCATGCCCGGTTGCGACATGATCGTCACCTGGAGTGGGACGAGCTTCAAAGGCACTGTCCAGGCCGGAAAAGGCTGCCGGGTTGTGCGTTATAACAAAGAGAGTTACCTCGATAACAGCTTTGAAATCACCGATAACGCCTTGATCAGTATCGATCGCGGTCGTGATCCGGTCACCAATGAAATCCTCTGGGGCTCCCTGGCGGGGGCGTTTGAGTTTGAAAAGATCAACAATTTCTCTGGGGAAGTTCAACCCCATTAA
- the pyrC gene encoding dihydroorotase: MEKITLTRPDDWHLHLRDGEALKAVLPDTVRQFARAIVMPNLKPPVRTVAEAAAYHDRILAAIPPGRTFEPLMTLYLTDNTSPAEIQAAKESGFVKAVKYYPAGATTNSDLGVTDIRKCDAVFEAMQTVDLPLLLHGEVTDHRVDVFDREKVFIETYLRPLKERFPQLRIVLEHITTKDAVEFVLASDEKVAATITPQHLLFNRNSIFQGGIRPHFYCLPILKRETHREALLEAATSGNPKFFLGTDSAPHGRDRKESDCGCAGCYSALHALELYATVFEAADALDKLEGFASFYGPDFYQLPRNTEKITLTKTPWQIPDALPFPESSLVPLWAGQELSWKFAPVA, encoded by the coding sequence ATGGAAAAAATCACCCTCACCCGCCCCGATGACTGGCATTTGCACCTCCGCGACGGGGAAGCGCTCAAGGCTGTTTTGCCCGATACGGTGCGCCAATTTGCCCGGGCCATTGTGATGCCCAACCTCAAGCCCCCCGTGCGTACCGTTGCTGAGGCCGCTGCCTATCACGATCGCATTTTGGCTGCCATTCCCCCAGGGCGAACCTTTGAACCCCTGATGACCCTCTACCTCACGGACAATACCAGTCCTGCTGAAATTCAGGCCGCGAAAGAATCCGGGTTTGTGAAAGCGGTGAAATATTATCCCGCTGGTGCCACAACCAACTCTGACCTTGGCGTCACAGATATCCGCAAATGTGATGCGGTGTTTGAGGCGATGCAAACGGTTGATCTACCCCTGCTACTCCATGGAGAGGTGACCGATCATCGGGTGGATGTGTTTGACCGGGAAAAAGTTTTTATCGAAACCTATCTCCGTCCCCTGAAGGAACGCTTTCCGCAGCTACGCATTGTTTTAGAGCACATCACCACCAAAGATGCGGTGGAATTTGTCCTGGCGAGCGATGAAAAAGTGGCGGCGACGATTACACCCCAACATTTGCTGTTCAATCGCAACAGTATTTTCCAGGGCGGCATTCGGCCCCATTTCTACTGTTTACCGATCTTGAAACGAGAGACCCACCGGGAAGCCCTGCTAGAAGCGGCAACCTCTGGCAATCCAAAATTTTTCCTCGGCACCGATAGTGCGCCCCATGGCCGCGATCGCAAAGAAAGTGACTGTGGCTGTGCGGGGTGTTATTCGGCGCTCCATGCCCTAGAGCTATATGCCACGGTGTTTGAAGCAGCAGACGCCCTGGATAAACTTGAAGGCTTTGCCAGTTTCTATGGGCCAGATTTTTACCAACTGCCCCGCAACACCGAAAAAATTACTTTGACGAAAACCCCTTGGCAGATTCCCGACGCGCTGCCTTTTCCGGAATCAAGTCTTGTGCCCCTTTGGGCTGGCCAGGAATTAAGCTGGAAATTCGCCCCAGTCGCCTAG
- a CDS encoding 4'-phosphopantetheinyl transferase family protein, with amino-acid sequence MAVSVEYWLISLEQLGLSTKLWWLLSDDEQQRAKEFKFLDLQRRFILARAGLRQILGFYLQRDPRAIAFDYGDHGKPLLPDIAFNLSHTQKLALCAISLDVPQAHLGADLEAKRRKSDILGLAKRFFTATESNFLQQLPETAQQSAFFQLWTAKEAYLKGIGCGLQGGLDRVEVRLTPTPQLLTPEQQPWSLSLFAPNADHWGAIAIDQPGAQFTNRGEWMLYDGAA; translated from the coding sequence ATGGCAGTGTCGGTGGAATATTGGTTAATTTCCCTGGAGCAACTGGGACTGTCAACAAAGCTGTGGTGGCTCTTGAGCGACGACGAACAACAGCGGGCCAAGGAGTTTAAATTCCTAGATTTGCAACGGCGTTTTATTCTGGCACGGGCTGGTTTACGGCAAATCCTTGGGTTTTATCTCCAGCGAGATCCCAGGGCGATCGCCTTTGATTATGGTGACCACGGCAAACCGCTGTTGCCAGACATTGCGTTTAATTTATCCCACACACAAAAATTAGCCCTCTGCGCCATTAGCTTAGATGTTCCCCAAGCCCATTTAGGGGCGGATTTAGAAGCAAAAAGACGAAAAAGTGACATTCTGGGGCTCGCAAAACGATTTTTCACAGCGACAGAATCTAATTTCCTGCAACAGCTCCCAGAAACAGCGCAACAATCAGCCTTTTTCCAACTCTGGACAGCGAAGGAAGCTTATCTAAAGGGAATCGGCTGCGGTCTCCAAGGGGGCCTAGACCGCGTCGAAGTCCGCTTAACGCCGACGCCACAACTCCTGACGCCAGAGCAACAGCCTTGGTCATTATCGCTGTTTGCACCCAACGCTGATCATTGGGGGGCGATCGCCATTGATCAACCCGGTGCCCAGTTTACAAACCGGGGGGAATGGATGCTATATGATGGGGCAGCTTGA
- the mdh gene encoding malate dehydrogenase, with product MCAIAVPSISCKAPQVTVIGAGKVGSTLAQRVIEKNLADVVLLDIVEGLPQGIALDLYEAQGLEGHHKTILGTNDYADTTGSDIVVITAGLARKPGMSREDLLHYNAKIVVHAAREAMERSPQAIFIVVTNPMDVMTYLTWKVTGLPVNHLLGMGGVLDSARLRTFIAMELGVSTGDVSTLVLGGHGDLMVPLPHYCTVSGIPITELMDATKIQGLIERTRNGGAEIVSLLKTGSAFYAPASSVCHMIESLIQDQSRLLPASVYLQGQYGLTDLFLGVPCRLGCRGVEAIVEIPLTDAELAQLHRSAASVRDSLDKALSKLSL from the coding sequence ATGTGTGCGATCGCCGTCCCTTCCATTTCCTGTAAAGCACCCCAAGTGACGGTGATCGGTGCCGGGAAAGTCGGTAGCACCCTAGCCCAACGGGTCATCGAAAAAAACCTCGCGGATGTGGTCTTGCTCGATATTGTTGAAGGTCTTCCCCAAGGCATTGCCCTTGATTTATACGAGGCCCAGGGTTTAGAAGGGCACCATAAAACCATTCTCGGCACCAATGATTATGCTGATACAACGGGTTCCGACATTGTGGTGATTACTGCTGGGCTGGCCCGCAAGCCCGGCATGAGCCGAGAAGATCTGCTCCATTACAATGCCAAGATCGTTGTCCATGCCGCAAGGGAAGCCATGGAGCGCAGCCCCCAAGCCATTTTTATCGTGGTGACAAACCCGATGGATGTGATGACCTACCTCACCTGGAAAGTGACGGGTTTGCCAGTGAACCATTTGTTGGGGATGGGGGGCGTCCTAGATTCAGCCCGTTTACGCACCTTTATTGCGATGGAACTAGGAGTCAGTACTGGGGATGTTTCAACCCTCGTCCTTGGGGGCCATGGGGATTTGATGGTGCCGTTGCCCCACTACTGTACGGTGAGTGGTATCCCAATTACTGAGTTGATGGATGCCACTAAAATTCAAGGGTTAATTGAACGCACCCGGAACGGTGGCGCAGAGATTGTGTCCCTCCTTAAAACGGGCAGTGCTTTCTATGCCCCTGCTTCGTCTGTTTGTCACATGATTGAGTCCCTCATTCAGGATCAATCCCGCCTGTTACCTGCCTCGGTGTATCTGCAAGGTCAGTACGGTTTGACGGATTTGTTCTTGGGGGTGCCCTGTCGGTTGGGGTGCCGGGGCGTAGAAGCAATTGTTGAGATCCCTTTGACCGATGCTGAACTGGCACAATTGCATCGCTCTGCGGCCTCGGTACGGGATAGCCTCGATAAAGCCCTCTCTAAACTGAGTCTTTAA
- a CDS encoding branched-chain amino acid ABC transporter permease, producing the protein MAAFLSTYGYLIVSTLLGALLGISVYLPLMAGQLSLATPGFYALGGYIAAILSTQAIAFTGTTFPLPWLLGEMALAGLASGMVALIIGVPVLRLRGIYLAIATIALVEIVRVLSLNLPITGGAVGIFGIPQPFRSPLGYLWLVGPLLIIVGVLVWRLENTKVGRAFNAIREDELAASAMGINPTQYKVLAFVLGAILAGIVGAIAAHFLNTWNARQGTFDASITYLAFVLVGGSRTFLGPILGGIVLTALPEILRGLGDARLIFFGLLLLLGTIFYPQGLITPELLRRCLPTALKPKI; encoded by the coding sequence ATGGCGGCATTTTTGAGTACCTACGGCTATTTGATCGTTTCTACGCTTCTGGGGGCACTGTTGGGGATCTCGGTTTACCTACCACTGATGGCGGGTCAGCTTTCTTTGGCGACACCGGGTTTCTATGCCCTGGGGGGTTACATTGCGGCGATCCTCTCGACCCAGGCGATCGCCTTTACGGGGACGACCTTTCCACTGCCTTGGCTCCTGGGGGAAATGGCCCTGGCGGGGTTGGCCTCTGGAATGGTTGCGCTGATCATTGGGGTGCCCGTGCTGCGGTTGCGGGGGATTTATTTGGCGATCGCCACCATCGCCTTAGTAGAAATTGTCCGGGTATTGTCGCTAAATTTGCCCATCACCGGGGGCGCTGTGGGGATTTTTGGCATTCCCCAACCCTTTCGCAGTCCCCTGGGTTATTTGTGGTTGGTGGGGCCATTGTTAATTATCGTGGGCGTTCTAGTGTGGCGTCTAGAAAATACGAAAGTGGGCCGCGCCTTTAACGCCATCCGTGAAGACGAACTCGCCGCTAGTGCCATGGGCATTAACCCGACGCAATATAAAGTTTTGGCCTTTGTGTTGGGGGCCATTTTAGCGGGTATTGTCGGGGCGATCGCCGCTCATTTTCTCAACACCTGGAATGCCCGCCAGGGCACCTTTGACGCCAGCATTACCTACCTTGCCTTTGTGTTGGTCGGGGGGAGTCGTACCTTTTTGGGGCCGATCCTGGGGGGCATTGTCCTTACGGCGCTCCCGGAAATATTGCGCGGTTTAGGGGATGCCCGGTTAATTTTCTTCGGTTTGCTGTTGCTGCTGGGGACGATTTTTTATCCCCAGGGTTTGATTACCCCCGAACTGCTACGTCGTTGTTTACCCACTGCCTTGAAGCCTAAAATCTAA
- the modB gene encoding molybdate ABC transporter permease subunit: MFSPEAIAVVLPALWISLKVAGFATILSTFFGGGLAYGVVRYQFWGKFWLEAIATLPLVMPPTVVGFYLLQLLSQQGLLGFWLDQWLQIRLIFSWQGATIAATVMALPLMFKTTKAALQSVNPIYLEAAATLGQSEWQIFWRVWLPLANRGVLVGILLSFTRALGEFGATLMVAGNIPGLTQTMPMAIYEAVQTGDQTLAAIFVAILTGISFLSLLMTQYLESRTATKPQFFR; the protein is encoded by the coding sequence ATGTTCTCGCCTGAGGCGATCGCCGTTGTGTTGCCTGCCCTATGGATTTCCCTCAAGGTGGCCGGATTCGCCACAATTTTATCGACGTTTTTTGGGGGAGGGTTGGCCTATGGCGTTGTGCGCTATCAGTTCTGGGGGAAATTTTGGCTAGAGGCGATCGCCACTTTACCGTTAGTGATGCCGCCCACCGTCGTTGGCTTCTATTTACTACAACTCTTGAGTCAACAGGGTTTACTGGGATTCTGGTTAGATCAATGGTTGCAAATTCGCCTAATTTTTTCCTGGCAAGGGGCCACCATCGCGGCGACGGTCATGGCTCTGCCACTTATGTTTAAAACCACCAAAGCAGCCCTACAAAGCGTCAATCCTATTTATTTGGAGGCAGCGGCGACCCTGGGGCAATCGGAATGGCAAATTTTTTGGCGGGTGTGGCTGCCGTTGGCAAACCGTGGCGTTTTAGTGGGAATTTTGCTGAGTTTTACCCGGGCTCTCGGTGAATTTGGCGCGACCTTGATGGTGGCTGGCAATATCCCTGGGTTAACCCAAACGATGCCCATGGCCATTTATGAAGCGGTGCAAACGGGAGACCAGACCCTTGCGGCCATATTTGTGGCGATTTTGACAGGGATTTCTTTCCTCAGCCTATTAATGACCCAATACCTAGAATCTCGCACCGCGACAAAACCACAGTTTTTCCGGTAA
- a CDS encoding NAD(P)H-quinone oxidoreductase subunit O, protein MAAKLKKGSLVRVIKEQFTNSLEAKASDSRLPAYFFGSQGEILDLDDEYAFVRFYTPTPSVWLRLDQLEAV, encoded by the coding sequence ATGGCGGCTAAACTAAAGAAAGGAAGCCTTGTGCGGGTGATTAAAGAACAATTCACCAATAGCCTCGAAGCGAAAGCGAGTGATTCCCGTTTACCCGCCTACTTTTTCGGAAGCCAAGGCGAAATCCTCGATCTCGACGATGAATACGCCTTTGTGCGTTTCTATACCCCAACTCCCAGTGTTTGGCTCCGTCTCGATCAACTCGAAGCTGTTTAA
- a CDS encoding DUF362 domain-containing protein — protein MSTVSLLAAQAYELPELRQSLETLLEPLGGMAAFVKPGDRVLLKPNMLTGARPTKECITRKEVVYCVAQMVLEAGGKPFIGDSPAFGSAQGVAKNNGYLPLLEELGIPLVEFHGKRYRTAGDNYQNLRLSKEAMEADVVINLPKVKSHVQLTLTLGVKNLFGCVPGKMKAWWHMEAGKDPEQFATMLIETAQAIAPDLTILDGIIGHEGNGPSGGEPKQLGVLGASADVFALDRAMVDILGVEPELVPTVAKSMELGLCSDLANIHFPLATPQQLAIADWKLPEALMPIDFALPRILKSTFRHLYIRFIKEPMASYSDK, from the coding sequence ATGTCTACCGTTAGCTTACTTGCGGCCCAAGCCTACGAACTGCCCGAACTGCGCCAATCCCTTGAAACTTTACTGGAGCCTTTGGGGGGGATGGCGGCTTTTGTGAAACCAGGCGATCGCGTTTTGCTAAAACCGAATATGCTCACCGGGGCACGGCCGACCAAAGAATGCATTACCCGTAAGGAAGTGGTTTACTGCGTCGCCCAAATGGTTTTAGAAGCAGGCGGCAAACCCTTTATTGGTGACAGTCCGGCGTTTGGGTCGGCCCAGGGGGTCGCGAAAAATAACGGCTATTTACCCTTGCTCGAAGAGTTGGGGATTCCCCTGGTGGAATTCCACGGCAAACGGTACCGCACGGCAGGGGACAACTACCAAAATTTGCGTCTTTCTAAAGAGGCAATGGAGGCGGATGTGGTGATTAATCTGCCCAAGGTAAAATCCCACGTGCAACTCACCCTGACTTTGGGCGTGAAAAATTTGTTTGGTTGTGTGCCTGGGAAAATGAAAGCTTGGTGGCATATGGAAGCGGGCAAAGATCCTGAACAGTTTGCAACGATGCTCATCGAAACGGCCCAGGCGATCGCCCCGGATTTGACAATTCTTGATGGGATTATTGGCCATGAGGGAAATGGCCCCAGTGGTGGCGAACCGAAGCAATTGGGCGTATTGGGGGCTTCTGCGGACGTTTTTGCCCTAGACCGGGCGATGGTGGATATTTTAGGCGTTGAACCGGAATTGGTGCCGACGGTGGCGAAATCTATGGAACTAGGACTCTGTAGTGATCTGGCAAACATTCACTTTCCCCTAGCGACGCCGCAACAGTTGGCGATCGCCGATTGGAAACTCCCCGAAGCCCTGATGCCCATCGACTTTGCCCTACCCCGCATTCTCAAGTCTACCTTTCGGCACCTCTACATCCGCTTTATCAAAGAACCCATGGCTTCCTATAGCGACAAGTAG
- a CDS encoding Mo-dependent nitrogenase C-terminal domain-containing protein codes for MHSSPSNRHHLHYSGLFRNRRFDLFQSLRFWLNAIEFTTPEAAHLVCRLIPAQCPFARDVSLLGRVLFSIPPLCKLNPLYNELVALRFRALTFLAETGEDINMYCQ; via the coding sequence ATGCACTCTTCTCCTAGTAATCGTCATCACCTTCATTATTCTGGCCTTTTTCGCAACCGACGCTTTGATTTATTCCAATCCCTACGATTTTGGCTCAATGCCATCGAATTCACGACCCCCGAAGCCGCCCACCTCGTCTGCCGCTTGATTCCCGCCCAATGTCCCTTTGCCCGCGATGTGAGCCTTTTAGGGCGCGTTTTATTTAGTATTCCGCCCTTGTGCAAACTCAACCCCCTCTATAACGAACTGGTCGCACTCCGCTTCCGAGCCCTCACCTTCCTCGCTGAAACCGGTGAAGACATCAATATGTATTGCCAATGA